A genomic stretch from Caldalkalibacillus salinus includes:
- a CDS encoding copper amine oxidase N-terminal domain-containing protein, with translation MLRVVGIVLTGVLLMFVFMIQLTYANEAPSPSIYVNNEYMIDFNAEIKDGTTFAPMRMMQEIEPLLMEWDNETKTLTMVNDEGTEVVLQVGNQTVTIDNESKTLTQPPYIAGGRTMVPLRLLAETFYCQVSWNAKQQTVYVNKVNEDLKASYESEESSLTEAREALIHYPIHSRLPRLEDDNPPEGSKMYFYFPEGQSDSYFFRNRDIIFYYEMNEDHTQVEELWSAVLDRTDDGEDVNSEDTLYFIPGYKIIEEAGARPKLQTNMAYYDISPHVMWVHYGMIDVEGNQEKLGFEEEDYQIPDLFPIPGETKKDE, from the coding sequence ATGTTAAGAGTAGTAGGCATTGTATTGACAGGTGTGTTATTGATGTTTGTTTTTATGATTCAACTCACTTACGCAAATGAAGCTCCATCACCGTCTATTTATGTGAACAACGAGTATATGATTGATTTCAATGCAGAAATCAAAGACGGAACCACGTTTGCACCAATGAGAATGATGCAAGAAATTGAACCACTCTTAATGGAATGGGATAACGAGACAAAAACATTAACAATGGTGAATGATGAAGGGACAGAGGTTGTACTGCAAGTGGGGAATCAAACAGTAACGATAGATAATGAATCAAAAACACTCACACAACCACCTTATATTGCAGGTGGGAGAACGATGGTTCCCCTTCGACTTCTAGCGGAAACCTTTTATTGTCAGGTGTCCTGGAATGCAAAGCAGCAAACGGTTTATGTGAACAAAGTAAATGAGGACTTGAAAGCGTCATATGAAAGTGAAGAATCGAGCTTAACAGAGGCCAGAGAAGCATTAATCCATTATCCAATACATTCACGTTTGCCTCGTTTAGAGGATGATAACCCACCTGAGGGATCTAAAATGTATTTCTACTTCCCAGAAGGACAATCAGATTCGTACTTTTTTAGAAATCGCGACATTATTTTTTACTACGAAATGAATGAAGACCACACTCAAGTTGAAGAATTATGGAGTGCCGTTCTTGATAGGACAGATGATGGTGAAGACGTGAACTCAGAGGACACACTTTACTTTATCCCAGGCTATAAGATTATTGAAGAAGCAGGAGCACGACCTAAGCTTCAGACGAATATGGCCTATTATGACATCTCACCGCATGTCATGTGGGTACACTATGGTATGATAGATGTAGAAGGTAACCAAGAAAAATTAGGGTTTGAAGAGGAAGACTATCAAATTCCTGATCTCTTCCCTATACCTGGCGAAACAAAAAAAGATGAGTAA
- a CDS encoding glycosyltransferase family 2 protein: MSQLDTATESTPLRLKRATKGRAHKETVGKLIFVILLFTIIVSAMYWVNYQAKGRLDIFLGLYGTVMITYLIGKMLLSFRYKPIQTEAPIKKVSVVIPSFNENPEAAVKTVNSVIDQDYPIHEIFFIDDGSKETLAYLQVKKMENIYPNLKAFRYENNKGKREAQIFAFERLTGDMIVTVDSDGYLYPNAVRELLKPFNDPEVIAVTGYINARNRDDNWFTRLLDMRYDNAFRVERAAQSVTGNVLVCSGPSSCYKAEAILENIERYKHQTFLG; encoded by the coding sequence GTGTCACAATTAGATACTGCTACAGAAAGTACTCCACTACGACTAAAACGTGCAACTAAGGGACGAGCCCACAAAGAGACGGTAGGAAAATTAATTTTTGTTATTCTGTTATTTACTATTATCGTATCAGCGATGTACTGGGTGAATTACCAAGCAAAAGGTAGACTTGATATTTTTCTTGGACTATACGGTACGGTGATGATCACTTATCTTATTGGTAAAATGCTCCTTTCATTTAGATATAAACCAATCCAAACTGAAGCACCAATCAAGAAAGTGAGCGTTGTCATCCCTTCTTTTAACGAAAATCCGGAAGCAGCGGTAAAAACGGTGAATAGTGTTATTGACCAGGATTATCCCATCCATGAAATTTTCTTCATTGATGATGGAAGTAAAGAAACTCTAGCATATTTACAAGTCAAGAAAATGGAGAATATATACCCAAACTTAAAGGCCTTCCGATACGAAAACAACAAAGGTAAGAGAGAAGCTCAAATCTTCGCTTTTGAAAGGCTGACAGGAGATATGATCGTGACTGTTGATTCTGATGGATATTTATACCCTAATGCGGTGAGGGAGTTGTTAAAACCTTTTAATGATCCAGAAGTTATAGCTGTAACTGGATATATTAATGCAAGAAATCGAGATGATAATTGGTTCACTCGATTATTGGATATGAGGTATGATAATGCCTTCCGTGTTGAAAGAGCAGCTCAATCAGTCACCGGTAATGTTTTAGTGTGTTCGGGTCCTAGTAGCTGTTATAAGGCTGAAGCCATCCTTGAAAATATTGAGCGTTATAAACATCAGACCTTCCTCGGGTAA
- a CDS encoding alkaline phosphatase, which produces MLFKKRMFMVGVILLLIMSLTACEVGQDQGEQPDEERQTNAEQPKNVIVMIGDGMGVGQMEVARLFEYGKEGTLFMETLPHVALSRTYSADHIATDSGAAGTALANGDKTNNGMIGVGPDGQPLTSILDIFKDQDKTVGVVSTNTVTDATPAAYVANVEDRWEGQEEIARQILENEVDIALGGGEDYFIPENQNGKDLLAQFEDKGYHVVRTADELANVETDVDTKLLGLFNRSYMNYVGDREVLESEEPSLLEMTEKAIDTAANDEEGFFLMIEGARIDHVSHAADFGGIWREVIDFDQAVEYAVNWAEENGDTLVVVKADHETMGISATEPIDIEALKAIEVSPEYMAQQLDIDEETNNFTSESIRNVFAEYANIDLTDEDIAMFQEHVFDADDPEGRVYAEYLVGWEIGSIIAHHYNAGAVHRDIREASESTGGHTGNMVPVFAYGVGAEHFDGVLNNTEIPRIIAEISGFAYDDES; this is translated from the coding sequence TTGTTATTTAAAAAACGCATGTTCATGGTAGGTGTCATATTATTACTTATTATGAGTCTAACGGCCTGCGAAGTAGGACAAGATCAAGGTGAACAACCTGACGAGGAACGGCAAACAAACGCTGAGCAACCGAAAAATGTGATTGTCATGATCGGCGACGGTATGGGCGTAGGACAAATGGAAGTGGCGCGGCTCTTCGAATACGGAAAAGAAGGGACCTTATTCATGGAAACGCTCCCACATGTCGCACTATCTAGGACCTATTCCGCTGACCATATCGCCACGGATTCAGGAGCCGCCGGAACGGCGTTGGCCAACGGTGATAAGACAAATAATGGCATGATTGGAGTGGGACCCGATGGGCAACCGCTCACCAGTATTCTAGACATTTTCAAAGACCAAGACAAAACGGTGGGGGTTGTTTCCACTAATACCGTTACGGATGCCACCCCTGCAGCCTATGTCGCGAATGTTGAAGACCGTTGGGAAGGTCAAGAGGAAATTGCCCGCCAAATACTTGAGAATGAGGTCGATATTGCCTTGGGGGGCGGAGAAGACTATTTCATACCTGAAAACCAAAACGGTAAGGACTTACTTGCTCAGTTTGAAGATAAGGGTTATCACGTCGTAAGAACGGCGGATGAACTCGCAAACGTTGAAACGGACGTAGATACTAAACTTCTAGGGCTATTCAACCGGTCCTATATGAATTATGTCGGAGATCGTGAGGTCTTAGAGAGTGAGGAACCTAGTCTGCTAGAAATGACAGAAAAGGCGATTGACACAGCTGCAAACGACGAAGAAGGATTTTTCCTCATGATTGAAGGAGCCAGAATAGACCATGTTTCACATGCTGCTGATTTCGGAGGCATATGGAGAGAGGTCATAGACTTTGATCAAGCGGTGGAGTATGCGGTGAACTGGGCAGAGGAAAATGGTGATACGCTCGTCGTTGTAAAAGCCGATCACGAAACAATGGGTATTTCGGCAACAGAGCCGATAGATATAGAGGCCTTAAAGGCAATCGAGGTCTCCCCTGAGTATATGGCACAGCAGCTAGATATTGATGAGGAGACGAACAATTTCACTTCAGAGTCTATAAGAAATGTTTTTGCTGAGTATGCGAACATTGACTTAACGGACGAAGACATTGCGATGTTCCAGGAACATGTCTTTGATGCGGATGATCCGGAAGGGAGAGTGTACGCAGAATATCTCGTCGGATGGGAAATTGGGAGTATCATCGCTCACCATTACAATGCAGGCGCCGTTCACCGTGATATTAGAGAAGCCAGTGAATCCACGGGTGGTCACACGGGTAATATGGTTCCCGTCTTCGCTTATGGTGTTGGGGCTGAACACTTTGATGGGGTATTAAATAATACAGAGATACCTCGGATCATCGCTGAAATAAGTGGTTTTGCCTACGATGATGAGTCCTAA
- a CDS encoding polysaccharide deacetylase family protein, which yields MLKLIRNMVLSTVLMTLCLTSLVFVLTSPNTSSQINIQGQPLSLGGHSTEADTRTSNGEGDMNENKSSLENSIHSMDESGQFVPVLMYHEFKQDETSNAIVLEAEFREHLTYLQSQGYETISIYDLLEATRGERQLPEKPLLITIDDGYLGNYEKAFPILQELGMHATIFVVTSQRGQQTKVHEHFSWAQAKEMVESGFISIQSHTHDLHHTIETVNGMRSSLTGRHVIEGRQEYHGVYIRRMMEDLQTAKVLIEDKLEQDVVAFSYPYGQYNDEAIQVALSLGHELMFTIQEGVYYTEDSTYTIPRINVPGGYTGADIEREINRLLQERDERDDRQN from the coding sequence ATGCTTAAGCTGATACGAAACATGGTGCTATCTACTGTACTCATGACCTTATGTTTGACATCTTTGGTCTTTGTGCTCACTTCACCGAATACGAGCTCTCAAATTAATATACAAGGTCAACCGCTAAGTTTGGGTGGGCATTCAACGGAAGCTGATACTCGTACATCAAACGGAGAAGGAGATATGAACGAAAATAAATCATCTCTTGAGAATTCCATTCATTCAATGGATGAGTCTGGTCAGTTCGTCCCTGTTCTGATGTATCATGAGTTTAAACAAGACGAGACGTCTAATGCGATCGTACTAGAGGCAGAATTTCGAGAGCATTTGACCTACCTTCAGTCTCAAGGCTATGAAACGATCTCTATTTATGACTTATTAGAGGCTACAAGAGGTGAGCGTCAACTACCGGAGAAACCGTTACTCATCACCATCGATGATGGTTATCTAGGAAACTATGAAAAAGCCTTTCCTATACTCCAAGAATTAGGGATGCACGCCACCATCTTTGTTGTGACGAGTCAACGTGGGCAACAAACGAAGGTTCACGAACACTTCTCGTGGGCACAGGCGAAGGAAATGGTGGAGTCAGGGTTCATCTCCATACAGTCACACACACATGACCTGCACCACACGATTGAAACGGTAAACGGTATGCGCTCATCTCTTACGGGACGGCATGTCATAGAGGGACGTCAAGAATACCATGGTGTATATATTCGCCGTATGATGGAAGATTTGCAAACAGCAAAAGTTCTTATTGAAGACAAGCTGGAACAAGACGTTGTCGCATTTTCCTACCCGTATGGACAGTATAATGATGAAGCGATACAGGTGGCGTTGTCGTTAGGGCACGAGTTAATGTTTACGATCCAAGAAGGTGTATACTACACTGAGGACTCTACTTACACCATTCCACGTATCAATGTGCCCGGGGGCTATACCGGTGCAGATATCGAGAGAGAGATTAACAGACTTCTTCAAGAGCGTGATGAGCGTGATGATAGACAGAATTGA